From Sporosarcina sp. Marseille-Q4943, the proteins below share one genomic window:
- a CDS encoding Zn-dependent hydrolase produces the protein MAMELGRLRQSFEELAKFTDEGEGINRLAYTETERNAHDYLIKQFELAGLTVRIDYAGNVIGRREGRSPDLPVVATGSHIDSVYAAGEFDGTAGVLVALEVMRSLADEGVETEHPLEVIIFACEESARFGASTLGSKAMSGRLDPAYTRSLTDKNGITLAQAFEENGLDLEEVHLARRFQDEIKAFVELHVEQGPVLEKQGKAIGVVSAIAAPIRFHVHIGGTADHSGTTPMDYRHDTLLGGAEIALAVEKGALAELEHGTVGTVGVFSIQPGAMNVVPGSADLYVDIRGTNLESRQRVVVALETAVEDVAKERDLNIWMDKISEEEPVQMDSALVAELKAICEERGVAWLEMPSGAGHDSMNMAALCPTGMIFVPSKDGISHNPAEYTSMEQLMVGAEVLRAFMLKQSKVL, from the coding sequence ATGGCCATGGAGCTGGGTCGGTTGCGTCAATCATTTGAAGAGCTTGCTAAATTTACAGACGAAGGGGAAGGCATCAATCGGCTGGCCTACACCGAAACCGAGAGGAATGCCCACGATTATCTGATCAAGCAGTTCGAACTTGCAGGGCTGACAGTGCGAATCGACTACGCAGGAAATGTCATTGGCCGACGGGAAGGGCGTTCACCTGACCTGCCGGTTGTCGCGACTGGCTCGCATATCGACTCCGTCTATGCGGCAGGTGAATTTGACGGGACGGCGGGTGTCCTTGTTGCACTTGAAGTGATGCGTTCTCTTGCGGATGAAGGCGTGGAGACGGAGCACCCGCTTGAAGTCATCATTTTTGCATGCGAGGAATCCGCCCGCTTCGGCGCATCGACCCTTGGAAGCAAAGCAATGTCAGGCCGTCTGGACCCTGCGTACACCCGGTCGCTCACTGACAAGAACGGAATTACGCTGGCGCAGGCATTTGAAGAAAACGGGCTCGATTTGGAAGAGGTCCATTTGGCAAGGCGCTTTCAAGATGAAATCAAAGCATTTGTCGAGCTGCATGTCGAACAGGGCCCCGTGCTCGAAAAACAGGGGAAAGCAATTGGCGTCGTCTCTGCCATAGCGGCTCCGATCCGTTTTCATGTGCACATCGGAGGGACAGCGGACCATTCCGGCACGACGCCGATGGATTACCGTCATGATACTTTGCTTGGAGGCGCGGAAATCGCCCTTGCCGTCGAGAAGGGAGCCCTTGCGGAACTTGAGCATGGCACGGTCGGCACAGTCGGCGTCTTCTCCATACAACCGGGTGCGATGAATGTAGTGCCGGGTTCCGCGGATCTATACGTCGACATTCGTGGGACGAACCTTGAATCACGCCAGCGAGTTGTCGTTGCACTCGAAACAGCGGTCGAAGACGTGGCGAAAGAACGCGATCTGAACATATGGATGGACAAGATTTCAGAGGAAGAACCTGTTCAGATGGATAGCGCACTCGTTGCCGAACTAAAAGCGATATGTGAAGAAAGAGGAGTGGCGTGGCTCGAAATGCCGAGCGGTGCGGGGCATGATTCCATGAATATGGCTGCGCTCTGTCCGACTGGCATGATCTTCGTCCCGTCGAAGGATGGAATCAGCCATAATCCAGCCGAATATACGTCAATGGAGCAGCTGATGGTTGGAGCAGAAGTATTGCGCGCTTTTATGTTGAAGCAATCAAAAGTTCTCTGA
- a CDS encoding MarR family winged helix-turn-helix transcriptional regulator — protein MKEETIFDIIHNMDKFTNNLIIQWNKIFNEDLGVSHILLLGHLSSNGKSRPSDLAKALGLTPPTVTHLTEKLVKKKLAVRSTDEEDRRIVYLTITEAGKEILQRANLEGQALRRNLFEKLTPEEQQQMLRIYQKLNE, from the coding sequence ATGAAGGAAGAAACAATTTTTGACATCATACACAATATGGACAAGTTCACGAATAACTTGATCATTCAATGGAATAAAATCTTTAATGAAGACTTGGGTGTATCCCATATACTCCTTCTTGGCCATTTATCTTCCAATGGGAAAAGCCGGCCTTCCGATTTAGCGAAAGCACTTGGGTTAACCCCTCCCACAGTCACTCATTTAACAGAGAAGCTTGTAAAAAAGAAACTTGCCGTCCGCTCGACTGATGAAGAAGACAGACGCATTGTCTACTTAACGATTACAGAAGCAGGGAAAGAAATTTTACAACGCGCAAACTTGGAAGGGCAAGCTTTGAGAAGAAATCTATTTGAAAAGCTAACGCCCGAGGAGCAGCAGCAAATGCTCCGTATTTATCAGAAGTTGAATGAGTAA
- a CDS encoding SDR family NAD(P)-dependent oxidoreductase has product MGKLDGKVAIVTGGASGIGEGMVDLFQAEGAVVIAADINEEALQRASEKENVHGMKLNVASDEEWAAFAKEVKEKFGRIDVLVNNAGISSEKPYSEIGMDDWQKMMAINSFGPFAGMKHVAPIMAEQKSGSIVNISSYTAQIGQGFNHYSASKGAVRAISKAAATTFGRQGVRVNALFPGIIETPMTQNLSASKELLDQLVRATPLQRLGKPADIANAALFLASDDSSYITGAEIIIDGGFSAQ; this is encoded by the coding sequence ATGGGTAAATTGGACGGAAAAGTAGCGATCGTGACAGGCGGGGCATCTGGCATCGGTGAAGGAATGGTTGATCTGTTCCAAGCGGAAGGCGCGGTCGTCATTGCAGCGGATATTAACGAAGAAGCTTTGCAACGTGCAAGTGAAAAGGAAAATGTGCATGGCATGAAGTTGAATGTAGCGTCTGATGAAGAGTGGGCTGCATTTGCAAAAGAAGTGAAAGAAAAATTCGGCCGCATCGACGTTCTTGTAAACAACGCGGGGATTTCCTCTGAAAAACCGTATTCAGAAATCGGCATGGACGATTGGCAAAAGATGATGGCAATCAACAGCTTCGGCCCTTTTGCAGGCATGAAGCATGTAGCGCCAATCATGGCTGAACAAAAAAGCGGTTCTATCGTTAATATTTCATCGTATACAGCGCAAATCGGACAAGGGTTCAACCATTACTCCGCATCCAAAGGGGCTGTCCGTGCAATTTCCAAGGCGGCAGCGACAACATTCGGTCGACAAGGCGTGCGCGTAAATGCGTTATTCCCGGGGATCATTGAAACGCCGATGACGCAAAACTTGAGCGCATCGAAAGAGCTGCTTGACCAACTCGTTCGCGCAACACCTTTGCAACGTCTTGGAAAGCCGGCTGATATTGCAAACGCAGCTCTATTCTTAGCGAGTGATGATTCTTCATATATTACAGGCGCAGAAATTATCATCGACGGCGGATTCTCTGCACAATAA
- a CDS encoding SDR family NAD(P)-dependent oxidoreductase, producing the protein MRLQGKVAIITGSASGIGRGIALAMAKEGAQIAVVDINEEKGQETVAELNELTESMLFIKDISKPENVTEVVQAVVAKFGKLDILVNNAHASRQALFAETTMEMIDLSFGTGFYPTFHFMQAAYPELKKTKGKVINFASGAVLDGQPTQASYAAAKEAIRAISRVAANEWGPEGINVNLISPIALTPGVEAWAQSAPDMYEAMINRIPLRRLGDPEGDIGRTAVFLASDDADYITGQTIMVDGGSIKLR; encoded by the coding sequence ATGAGATTACAAGGTAAAGTGGCAATCATTACAGGAAGCGCATCAGGGATCGGCAGAGGAATAGCGCTTGCAATGGCGAAAGAAGGCGCACAAATTGCGGTTGTTGATATCAATGAAGAAAAAGGGCAAGAAACGGTAGCAGAGTTGAACGAACTTACGGAAAGCATGCTGTTCATCAAAGATATTTCGAAACCCGAAAACGTCACTGAAGTTGTACAAGCTGTCGTAGCAAAGTTCGGTAAGTTGGACATCCTTGTGAATAACGCCCATGCGTCCCGACAAGCTTTATTCGCTGAGACGACGATGGAGATGATCGACTTATCATTTGGGACAGGCTTTTACCCGACCTTCCATTTCATGCAAGCTGCGTATCCTGAGTTGAAGAAGACAAAGGGTAAAGTCATTAACTTTGCATCGGGCGCAGTTTTGGATGGCCAGCCGACACAAGCATCTTACGCAGCAGCGAAAGAAGCGATCCGCGCAATTTCACGTGTGGCGGCGAATGAGTGGGGTCCTGAAGGTATCAATGTGAACCTTATTTCACCGATTGCGCTCACGCCAGGCGTGGAAGCATGGGCTCAAAGTGCGCCAGATATGTATGAAGCGATGATCAATCGCATTCCGTTGCGCCGTTTAGGTGATCCGGAAGGTGATATCGGCCGCACAGCTGTATTTTTGGCGAGCGACGATGCGGACTATATTACGGGACAAACAATTATGGTTGACGGCGGTTCTATCAAATTACGATAA
- a CDS encoding MFS transporter, giving the protein MKQKSNFHYAWWILIALSIIVGVGKGAINNTSGLFLTSVTNDLGFGMGKLSLYFSVSAVVTMLFLPIGGKLMAKYDTRLILSVGIVLQAGAFALFGLMSSVWGWYVLAIPLAVGGVFITVIAGPVIINQWFKKSNGLALGVLSAVGGGIGAIAQPVAAGLIDGLGWRTAYMIVGGAAIVIVVPIVMLLIKRSPQAHGVIPYGAEEVTGQEQQQQATGEAGIDMATAKKSTALYALMLFFFFITSIASFSMHIPTYLTNQGFDITFAGNVMGTYMIGILIGSLILGFLVDKLGSKYTAILAMASGIIAISLLLFANNSTAIITLAVGLFGLISSSIGIIAPALASTIFGKKAYSEIYSTSSLGLAIASIIALPAYGFVYDATGSYTSVLYAIIIMLVINIGCVFVAFNNKNKMVAQGFWTD; this is encoded by the coding sequence ATGAAGCAGAAATCTAACTTTCATTATGCATGGTGGATTTTAATTGCACTTAGTATCATCGTCGGGGTTGGAAAAGGGGCCATTAATAATACTTCAGGTCTTTTTCTAACGAGCGTGACAAATGATTTAGGGTTCGGGATGGGGAAATTATCGCTTTATTTCAGTGTTTCTGCAGTCGTGACGATGCTCTTCCTGCCAATAGGCGGAAAGCTGATGGCGAAATATGATACCCGTTTGATTTTATCGGTTGGCATCGTGTTGCAAGCAGGGGCTTTTGCATTGTTCGGTTTGATGAGCTCCGTTTGGGGCTGGTATGTACTGGCGATTCCTTTGGCGGTAGGCGGTGTGTTCATTACTGTCATTGCAGGGCCAGTCATTATCAATCAATGGTTCAAAAAGAGCAATGGGTTGGCACTAGGTGTGCTTAGCGCAGTCGGCGGTGGAATCGGTGCGATCGCACAACCGGTTGCAGCAGGTTTGATTGACGGGCTCGGCTGGCGCACTGCTTATATGATTGTCGGTGGCGCAGCAATTGTTATCGTCGTGCCGATCGTAATGTTGCTCATTAAACGTTCTCCTCAAGCTCACGGAGTAATACCGTATGGCGCAGAGGAAGTGACAGGGCAAGAACAACAGCAGCAAGCAACCGGCGAGGCGGGCATCGATATGGCGACAGCTAAGAAGTCAACAGCTCTTTACGCATTGATGCTGTTCTTCTTTTTCATCACATCGATTGCGAGCTTCTCCATGCATATTCCGACGTATTTAACGAATCAAGGATTTGATATTACATTTGCGGGGAACGTGATGGGGACGTATATGATCGGAATTTTAATAGGGTCGCTCATTCTTGGGTTCCTAGTCGATAAACTCGGATCGAAATATACTGCAATCCTGGCGATGGCTTCCGGCATCATAGCGATCAGCTTACTTCTATTCGCGAATAATAGTACAGCGATCATTACATTGGCGGTCGGTCTCTTCGGGTTGATCAGTTCCTCGATCGGTATTATCGCGCCGGCATTGGCTTCGACGATCTTTGGCAAGAAAGCGTATAGTGAAATTTACTCTACGTCTTCTCTAGGTCTGGCAATCGCTTCGATTATTGCATTGCCTGCATACGGTTTCGTATACGATGCAACAGGCAGCTATACGTCTGTCCTCTACGCAATCATTATTATGCTCGTCATCAATATTGGCTGTGTATTCGTCGCATTTAACAATAAAAACAAAATGGTTGCACAAGGTTTCTGGACAGATTGA
- a CDS encoding SDR family NAD(P)-dependent oxidoreductase, whose translation MGRVERKIALVTGAASGIGLSSAQLLAKEGAKVVLADFNEEGAKNAAEEIRAQGGEAIGIFVDAGDGESIKHAVERTVNHYGKIDILFNNVGLTNIRKDLDIVNIDLDEWDRLMNVNLKSVLLGCKYAIPHMIENGGGSIINTASMAGFFSDAIRVAYGASKAGVINMTKYAATQYGKHNIRCNAVAPGLILTPAAKNNMSEELLNVFAKYNALPYHGEADDIGNTVLFLASDESKFITGQTIQVEGGHYLGNPTAPDFKEMFQ comes from the coding sequence ATGGGCAGAGTAGAAAGAAAGATTGCGTTAGTGACGGGCGCCGCTTCAGGGATCGGCTTGTCTTCAGCGCAACTATTAGCGAAAGAAGGCGCAAAAGTCGTTTTGGCGGATTTCAATGAAGAAGGCGCAAAAAACGCAGCTGAAGAGATTCGCGCACAAGGCGGGGAAGCGATCGGCATCTTTGTAGATGCAGGTGATGGCGAATCAATCAAACATGCGGTTGAGCGTACGGTCAATCACTATGGGAAAATCGACATCCTCTTCAATAACGTCGGCTTGACGAATATCCGTAAAGACTTGGACATCGTCAATATCGATTTGGACGAATGGGATCGACTGATGAATGTCAACTTGAAAAGTGTCCTGTTAGGTTGCAAGTATGCCATACCACATATGATTGAAAACGGCGGTGGATCGATTATTAACACCGCTTCAATGGCGGGCTTTTTCAGTGATGCAATTCGCGTTGCGTACGGCGCGTCGAAAGCCGGCGTCATTAATATGACAAAATATGCAGCGACACAATATGGGAAACATAACATCCGTTGTAATGCAGTAGCTCCCGGATTGATTTTGACACCAGCAGCGAAAAACAATATGTCTGAGGAATTATTGAATGTTTTTGCGAAGTACAATGCATTACCTTATCACGGAGAAGCGGATGATATCGGCAATACTGTCCTCTTCTTAGCTTCTGATGAATCGAAGTTCATTACCGGGCAGACGATTCAAGTGGAAGGTGGCCATTACCTCGGGAATCCGACGGCTCCGGACTTCAAGGAAATGTTTCAGTAA
- a CDS encoding universal stress protein, with the protein MKIGVAIDGSENALRAAKHAITLAQHLPEAQLEFIYVADYNKAKDERLLSQNEESLLLKRKHKVDPVLELAHTAGVKANMTMLKGDPSLEIIKYVNAKAIDQLVIGSRGLNAFQEMILGSVSHKVMKHVNCPVTVVK; encoded by the coding sequence ATGAAAATAGGTGTAGCAATCGACGGGTCGGAAAACGCGCTGCGTGCTGCAAAACATGCCATAACGCTCGCACAACATTTACCGGAAGCGCAATTGGAGTTCATCTATGTCGCGGATTACAATAAAGCAAAAGATGAACGGCTCTTATCGCAAAACGAAGAAAGCCTCCTGCTGAAACGAAAGCATAAAGTTGATCCTGTTCTGGAGTTGGCGCATACGGCTGGCGTGAAAGCGAACATGACGATGCTCAAAGGGGACCCGAGCCTAGAAATCATCAAATACGTCAATGCCAAAGCAATCGACCAACTCGTCATCGGCAGCAGAGGCCTCAATGCATTCCAAGAAATGATCCTCGGCAGCGTCAGCCATAAAGTAATGAAACACGTAAACTGCCCAGTGACAGTCGTGAAATAG
- a CDS encoding SulP family inorganic anion transporter gives MHTLKQQWFGNIRADILAGIVVGLALIPEALAFAFIVGVDPRVALYASFTIAVITSFVGGRPGLISAATGAMALVLVNLMADHGLQYVLAATVLTGIIQLILGGLGVANLMRFIPNSVMLGFVNALGIMIFITQLPYLRGHDAMTFVFAIATLVVVYAVPRFFTAIPAPLIAIVVMTGIALISGVSMQTIGDLGRMPSSLPTFFLPDIPLNLETMKIIFPYSLALSIVGLLESLLTSQVLDDMTDTPSDKNREARGQGIANFFTGFFGGMAGCALIGQSMINIKSGGRGRLSTFTAGVFLMFLIIVLGDVVVKIPMPVLAGVMIMVAATTFNWGSFKFLKQAPKTESLVMLITVAIILYTHNLAIGVVIGVILSSLFFVAKISRVTVTNEEGIYKVKGPLFFASTTKFIQAFRDVQEKDIIIDFENSQLWDESSVGAVAKVKQKLEEEGKSVTIRGFNSSSEQLYEKLL, from the coding sequence ATGCATACATTGAAACAACAATGGTTCGGGAATATCCGGGCCGATATTTTAGCAGGAATCGTCGTAGGACTGGCACTCATTCCGGAAGCGCTCGCGTTCGCGTTCATCGTAGGAGTGGATCCGCGTGTCGCGCTCTACGCTTCATTTACGATTGCGGTCATCACTTCGTTCGTCGGCGGCCGTCCAGGTTTGATTTCGGCTGCAACCGGCGCGATGGCGTTAGTGCTTGTCAACTTGATGGCGGATCATGGCTTGCAGTACGTGTTGGCAGCCACTGTATTAACAGGGATCATTCAATTGATTCTCGGGGGACTCGGGGTTGCGAATTTAATGCGCTTCATCCCGAACTCCGTCATGCTCGGGTTTGTGAATGCGCTAGGCATTATGATTTTCATCACTCAGCTGCCCTATTTGCGGGGACATGATGCGATGACTTTTGTTTTTGCAATCGCGACATTAGTTGTAGTGTACGCGGTTCCGCGTTTCTTCACGGCTATCCCCGCGCCACTCATTGCGATAGTTGTCATGACGGGCATTGCACTTATTAGCGGCGTATCGATGCAAACGATCGGTGATCTAGGAAGGATGCCAAGTTCACTGCCGACGTTTTTCCTTCCGGATATTCCGCTTAACTTGGAAACGATGAAAATCATTTTCCCGTATTCATTAGCATTATCCATAGTCGGTTTACTCGAATCACTGCTCACTTCCCAAGTGCTGGATGATATGACGGATACGCCGAGCGATAAAAATCGGGAGGCACGCGGACAAGGGATCGCGAACTTCTTTACAGGATTTTTCGGCGGGATGGCAGGATGTGCGTTAATTGGCCAATCGATGATCAATATCAAATCGGGTGGTCGCGGGCGTCTATCTACATTTACGGCAGGTGTCTTCCTCATGTTTTTAATCATTGTGTTAGGAGACGTCGTCGTCAAAATTCCGATGCCTGTCCTTGCTGGCGTCATGATCATGGTCGCCGCGACAACTTTCAATTGGGGCTCGTTCAAGTTCCTGAAGCAAGCGCCGAAAACGGAATCGCTCGTCATGCTCATCACCGTCGCGATTATCTTATATACACATAATCTGGCGATCGGCGTCGTCATCGGTGTCATCTTAAGTTCGCTATTCTTCGTCGCTAAAATATCTCGTGTAACTGTGACGAACGAAGAGGGCATATACAAAGTAAAAGGGCCGTTGTTTTTCGCATCCACAACGAAATTCATCCAAGCATTTCGTGACGTGCAGGAAAAGGACATCATTATCGACTTTGAAAATAGCCAGCTTTGGGACGAATCTTCTGTCGGAGCTGTCGCCAAAGTGAAGCAGAAGCTCGAAGAAGAAGGGAAGTCGGTGACAATCCGAGGTTTCAACTCTTCAAGTGAACAACTATATGAAAAATTATTATGA
- a CDS encoding 2-keto-4-pentenoate hydratase: MDEIVDKISSAHETKQPIEFIRHDYQLDEEAAYSVQEQLIAKQKTIHNAEIAGYKVSMTSAETQAIANTDEPAYGTLLSTHIQQSGDTIALSSLFDPLIEPEIVFILQEDLSPNASEEEIIQKSKVCAGIEIPDARYIDWFPNFSLADLLCDNTATGLVVLADPIEPLTFNQFEHVEMELFHNGEKISEGISSAVLGNPVSSVAWLSEKLAKKNKVLRKGMVISSGTFISPLVAKEGTYKVSYSHIGEVEVTFV, translated from the coding sequence ATGGATGAAATTGTGGACAAAATTAGCAGCGCCCATGAAACAAAACAGCCTATTGAATTTATTCGTCACGACTATCAGTTGGACGAAGAGGCTGCGTATTCCGTGCAGGAACAACTCATTGCGAAACAAAAGACGATACATAACGCTGAAATTGCTGGCTATAAGGTCAGCATGACGAGCGCCGAAACACAAGCAATTGCCAACACGGATGAGCCTGCATACGGAACGTTGCTTTCAACACATATTCAACAGAGCGGAGATACGATTGCGCTATCTTCCTTATTTGACCCTTTAATCGAACCGGAAATCGTGTTTATTTTGCAAGAGGACTTGTCACCGAATGCAAGTGAAGAGGAAATTATCCAGAAAAGTAAGGTTTGTGCAGGCATCGAAATTCCGGATGCCCGTTATATTGACTGGTTCCCGAACTTCTCATTGGCGGACTTACTATGCGACAATACCGCAACTGGACTTGTCGTCTTAGCCGACCCGATCGAGCCGTTGACATTCAATCAATTTGAGCATGTTGAAATGGAGCTTTTTCATAACGGTGAAAAGATCAGTGAAGGCATTTCTTCCGCTGTGCTCGGCAATCCCGTATCATCTGTCGCTTGGCTTTCTGAGAAACTAGCAAAGAAAAATAAAGTGTTGCGGAAAGGCATGGTCATCTCTTCAGGTACATTTATTTCGCCGCTCGTTGCTAAGGAAGGAACTTATAAAGTTTCGTACTCACATATTGGGGAAGTTGAAGTTACGTTTGTGTGA
- the rlmD gene encoding 23S rRNA (uracil(1939)-C(5))-methyltransferase RlmD produces MVAEIDHLDRKGNGQAVIWRENELGNLRKLKLIIPQTLPGETVQVTVDDPTMRWRKVLPEKILVENPDRMEAPCPHFELCGGCVWQHWSYEGQLKHKTEHVKKALESVGMNPELVQETIGMDEPWHYRNKMEFTFSPEGDLGLHEQGNFRNIIPLETCLIAGRNMVDATMEVSEWVKEFGLPGYNKDTKEGLLRHLMVRESFETGELMLALFATEQPAGELAAAAENLIDRITNNYPNVKSLMWLVNTDIADRTQSEETFVLAGRDFIYDELGGYRYRLWFDTFFQTNPVQAQKLVDLALEMGKPQEDEKAIDLFCGVGTFSLPFAARVKELAGIEIVETSIESAKRNAVDNNLHNTTFLARDARKGIDEIHESWGLADLLLVDPPRCGAGGKVMRRIGRAQPKRIVYVSCNPDTFATDTAELLQFGYTLKSVQPVDLFPHTVHVELVALLTLD; encoded by the coding sequence ATGGTTGCGGAAATCGACCACTTGGACAGAAAAGGAAATGGACAAGCGGTCATTTGGCGTGAGAATGAACTGGGCAACTTGAGAAAGTTGAAGCTCATCATCCCGCAGACGTTGCCGGGTGAGACTGTACAAGTTACTGTGGATGATCCGACTATGAGATGGAGGAAGGTATTGCCTGAAAAGATTTTGGTCGAAAATCCGGATCGCATGGAGGCGCCTTGCCCGCATTTCGAGCTTTGTGGCGGCTGTGTGTGGCAGCATTGGAGTTACGAAGGCCAACTGAAGCATAAGACGGAACATGTGAAGAAGGCGTTGGAAAGCGTCGGAATGAATCCGGAACTCGTCCAGGAAACGATTGGCATGGACGAACCTTGGCATTACCGCAATAAAATGGAGTTCACCTTCTCTCCTGAAGGGGACCTCGGTCTGCATGAGCAAGGGAATTTCCGTAACATCATCCCGCTTGAAACATGCCTGATCGCCGGCCGGAATATGGTCGATGCGACGATGGAAGTGAGCGAATGGGTGAAGGAGTTCGGTCTTCCCGGCTACAATAAAGATACGAAGGAAGGGCTTCTCCGTCACTTAATGGTTCGGGAGTCTTTTGAAACCGGCGAACTCATGCTTGCATTGTTTGCGACAGAACAGCCTGCCGGTGAATTGGCAGCGGCTGCGGAGAATTTGATTGACCGGATCACGAACAACTATCCGAACGTGAAAAGCCTCATGTGGCTCGTGAATACGGATATTGCGGACCGCACGCAATCCGAGGAGACATTCGTATTGGCGGGACGCGACTTCATTTACGATGAATTGGGCGGATACCGCTACCGCCTTTGGTTCGATACGTTCTTCCAGACGAATCCTGTCCAAGCGCAGAAGCTTGTCGATCTTGCGCTGGAGATGGGCAAGCCGCAGGAAGACGAAAAAGCGATCGACCTGTTTTGTGGCGTTGGAACGTTTTCATTGCCATTTGCCGCACGTGTGAAGGAATTGGCCGGCATTGAAATCGTCGAGACATCGATTGAATCCGCAAAACGGAATGCGGTTGACAATAATCTGCATAACACGACGTTCCTTGCTCGCGATGCTCGTAAAGGAATTGACGAAATTCATGAAAGCTGGGGCTTGGCGGATCTATTATTGGTCGACCCGCCACGATGCGGTGCTGGCGGCAAAGTGATGCGCCGAATCGGCCGCGCCCAACCGAAACGGATCGTCTACGTATCGTGCAACCCGGACACATTCGCAACGGATACAGCGGAATTACTGCAATTCGGCTACACACTCAAAAGCGTGCAGCCGGTCGACCTCTTCCCGCACACTGTGCATGTGGAACTCGTCGCGTTGTTGACGTTGGATTGA
- a CDS encoding FMN-binding negative transcriptional regulator encodes MYIPKYFKVTDVNEILNFVQENSFGTIVTTKKGRPIATHLPFGFTKHEEDFYITGHMAYGNPQWRTFEETDDVLIMFQGPHAYISSSWYSQENVPTWNYQAVHMYGKVSIQTTDELMEDLTKMLEKYEGHRENPVLWETLSPKLLESELKGIVGFKIKVEEIQAAYKLSQNRNETDYHNIIEQLQKEGNPQSQQVAERMKKR; translated from the coding sequence ATGTATATCCCAAAATACTTCAAAGTCACAGATGTGAATGAAATCTTGAACTTCGTACAAGAGAATTCATTCGGCACAATCGTCACGACAAAAAAGGGGAGACCGATTGCAACGCATTTGCCTTTCGGGTTCACGAAACATGAAGAGGATTTCTATATTACCGGGCATATGGCGTATGGCAATCCGCAATGGCGTACATTCGAAGAGACTGATGATGTTCTCATCATGTTTCAGGGGCCGCATGCCTATATTTCATCTTCCTGGTACTCTCAAGAAAATGTGCCGACGTGGAATTATCAGGCGGTCCATATGTATGGCAAGGTAAGCATTCAAACAACGGATGAATTAATGGAAGACTTAACAAAAATGCTTGAGAAATACGAGGGACATCGCGAAAATCCGGTGCTATGGGAGACGCTTTCCCCGAAGCTTCTTGAAAGTGAACTGAAAGGCATCGTCGGATTTAAAATAAAGGTAGAGGAGATTCAGGCTGCCTACAAATTAAGCCAGAATCGCAACGAAACGGATTATCACAACATCATTGAGCAATTGCAAAAGGAAGGAAATCCGCAGTCACAACAGGTGGCGGAACGGATGAAAAAGAGGTGA